In one window of Desulforhabdus amnigena DNA:
- a CDS encoding 4Fe-4S dicluster domain-containing protein encodes MPDQTGDDANGRSIHNLQRAGVGRLFTARVKSLLCVGCDECLAVCKYGVLRRTADGKVEAKSGQHCAGCLKCVGVCRTKAIHILPGNCFARPR; translated from the coding sequence ATGCCGGACCAAACCGGAGATGACGCCAACGGGAGGAGCATCCATAACCTGCAGCGAGCAGGAGTAGGTCGTTTATTCACTGCTCGCGTGAAGTCCCTGCTTTGCGTGGGATGCGATGAGTGTCTGGCCGTGTGCAAGTACGGAGTCCTTAGGCGAACAGCGGATGGAAAAGTGGAAGCCAAGAGCGGGCAGCATTGTGCGGGCTGTCTCAAGTGCGTCGGGGTTTGCCGCACGAAAGCCATTCACATTCTGCCCGGGAACTGCTTCGCCCGACCGCGGTAA